In the genome of Populus trichocarpa isolate Nisqually-1 chromosome 6, P.trichocarpa_v4.1, whole genome shotgun sequence, one region contains:
- the LOC18100309 gene encoding protein TIFY 10A → MSGSTEFVENMGKMCEKPSFSQTCSLLSQYLKERGSFGDLNLGMASNSESTPNKNGPSEMLRRSPSTMNLFPVSEKPGHISCQNMGAPRNFTSMDLFPQQAGFAPKEDVPMKLDSSKSATAEPQTAQMTIFYAGRVIVFNDFPADKAKEVMLLASKGSSQIQNAFPSIPANSHPALAPNISKTPIESTISIPSSSNAHPNFGNNLIQECMQPAPQPIANDLPIARRASLHRFLEKRKDRIIAKAPYQINPAATTSKPAESEFSWLGLAAPSTTH, encoded by the exons ATGTCTGGCTCGACGGAATTCGTTGAGAACATGGGAAAGATGTGCGAGAAGCCGAGCTTCTCGCAGACTTGTAGTCTGTTGAGTCAATACTTGAAGGAGAGAGGTAGTTTCGGAGATCTTAATCTTGGCATGGCATCCAACAGCGAATCAACCCCGAATAAAAACG GTCCGTCTGAGATGCTGCGTCGCTCCCCGTCTACCATGAATCTGTTTCCAGTGAGCGAGAAACCAGGTCACATTTCGTGCCAAAACATGGGGGCTCCTCGGAATTTTACATCAATGGATTTGTTCCCTCAACAAGCTGGATTTGCTCCCAAGGAAGATGTCCCAATGAAACTTGACTCAAG CAAGTCTGCCACCGCAGAACCCCAAACTGCGCAAATGACTATATTCTATGCCGGAAGAGTTATTGTCTTCAACGATTTCCCGGCTGACAAGGCTAAGGAAGTGATGCTCTTAGCCAGCAAGGGAAGCTCCCAGATCCAGAATGCCTTTCCTTCTATTCCAGCCAACAGTCACCCTGCCCTCGCtcctaatatttcaaaaactccAATTGAGTCCACCATTTCAATTCCGTCTAGCTCAAATGCTCATCCTAATTTTGGCAATAACTTGATTCAAGAGTGCATGCAACCAGCCCCTCAACCTATAGCTAATG ATCTTCCAATTGCAAGGAGAGCTTCCCTCCACCGGTTTTTGGAGAAGAGAAAAGACAG GATCATCGCAAAGGCTCCATACCAAATAAATCCTGCAGCAACTACGTCTAAGCCAGCTGAAAGCGAGTTCTCGTGGCTCGGCTTGGCTGCTCCATCTACAACACACTAG
- the LOC18100310 gene encoding probable polygalacturonase — translation MMVETIAPPPSSRFNYKRLELKRCLPAFLSSHKTLFALLWIAAFASVFLWKRNPVGAGLAVFWRGPLRPMPQLRPVAFNLTDFGAVGDGATVNTEAFERAVSAISKLSKRGGGQLNVPPGRWLTAPFNLTSHMTLFLAEGAVILGIQDEKYWPLMPALPSYGYGREHPGPRYGSLIHGQNLRDVVITGHNGTIDGQGQTWWKKYRQKLLNHTRGPLVQIMWSSDIVFTNITLRDSPFWTLHPYDCKNVTIRNVTILAPIFEAPNTDGIDPDSCEDMVIEDCYISVGDDAIAIKSGWDQYGIAYGRPSTNILIRNLVVRSMVSAGISIGSEMSGGVSNVTVENVLVWSSRRAVRIKTAPGRGGYVRHITYRNLTFDNVRVGIVIKTDYNEHPDEGYDPKAVPILGDISFTGIHGQGVRVPVRIHGSQEIPVRNVTFWDMSVGLTYKKKHIFQCAFVQGRVIGTVFPAPCENLDRYDEQGKLVKRSVSQNLTDIDYDF, via the exons ATGATGGTAGAGACTATAGCACCGCCACCGAGCAGTCGTTTCAATTACAAAAGGCTTGAACTAAAACGCTGCCTTCCTGCTTTTTTATCTTCTCACAAAACTCTCTTTGCTCTCCTCTGGATCGCCGCCTTCGCCTCCGTCTTTCTATGGAAACGCAATCCCGTTGGTGCTGGGCTCGCCGTTTTCTGGAGAGGACCCCTCCGCCCCATGCCTCAACTGCGTCCCGTGGCTTTCAATTTGACGGATTTTGGTGCCGTCGGTGATGGTGCTACTGTAAATACCGAGGCTTTTGAGAGGGCAGTTTCGGCAATCTCGAAATTGAGCAAGAGAGGTGGTGGCCAACTTAATGTGCCTCCAGGGAGATGGTTAACGGCACCGTTTAATTTGACTAGTCATATGACTCTTTTTCTTGCTGAGGGTGCTGTTATACTTGGAATCCAG GATGAGAAGTATTGGCCTTTAATGCCTGCATTGCCTTCATATGGGTATGGGAGAGAGCATCCTGGACCTCGATATGGAAGTTTAATCCATGGTCAAAACCTCAGAGATGTTGTTATAACTG GACACAATGGTACCATAGATGGACAGGGTCAAACATGGTGGAAGAAGTATCGCCAAAAGCTACTCAACCACACTAGGGGCCCCCTTGTGCAGATAATGTGGTCAAGTGACATTGTGTTTACGAACATAACTCTGCGAGATTCCCCATTTTGGACACTTCATCCATATGACTGCAAGAATGTAACAATCAGGAATGTTACGATTCTGGCACCCATATTTGAAGCCCCAAATACTGATGGAATTGATCCTG ATTCGTGTGAGGATATGGTAATCGAAGATTGTTACATAAGTGTGGGTGATGATGCGATTGCAATAAAGAGTGGCTGGGATCAGTATGGAATTGCATATGGACGACCTTCAACGAATATTCTCATCCGTAATCTTGTAGTTCGCTCTATGGTCAG TGCCGGTATATCAATTGGCAGTGAGATGTCAGGTGGGGTATCAAATGTCACCGTGGAGAACGTCCTTGTGTGGAGCTCAAGGCGTGCAGTTCGGATCAAGACTGCTCCTGGAAGAGGGGGGTATGTCCGACATATAACTTACAGGAACCTGACATTTGACAATGTAAGAGTTGGAATTGTTATCAAGACGGATTACAATGAACACCCTGATGAAGGTTATGATCCAAAAGCTGTTCCAATACTTGGGGACATAAGCTTCACTGGAATCCATGGTCAAGGAGTTCGGGTGCCTGTTCGCATACATGGAAGCCAAGAAATTCCAGTTAGGAATGTGACTTTTTGGGATATGTCAGTGGGTTTAACTTACAAGAAGAAGCACATATTCCAGTGTGCCTTTGTTCAAGGTCGTGTAATAGGGACTGTCTTCCCTGCCCCATGTGAAAACCTTGATCGGTATGACGAACAAGGAAAGCTAGTTAAGCGATCTGTCTCCCAAAACTTAACAGATATAGATTATGATTTTTGA
- the LOC18100311 gene encoding photosystem I chlorophyll a/b-binding protein 6, chloroplastic produces the protein MALNFASSSLSSLPTRTRDKPQKSLLGKIEKCQAVKVRVNATKGVSSVCEPLPPDRPLWFPGSSPPEWLDGSLPGDFGFDPLGLGSDPESLKWFAQAELIHGRWAMLAAAGILIPEWLERLGFIDNFNWFDAGTREYFADPTTLFVVQLILMGWIEGRRWADMIKPGCVDIDPKLPHKTKPKPDVGYPGGLWFDPWNWGRGSPEPVMAIRTKEIKNGRLAMLAFVGFWFQAIYTGEGPIDNLMAHIADPGHCNIFSAFTSH, from the exons ATGGCTCTGAACTTTGCCTCTTCTTCATTGTCAAGCCTTCCAACCAGGACAAG GGATAAACCTCAAAAATCCTTGCTggggaaaattgaaaaatgccAGGCAGTGAAAGTCAGAGTAAATGCAACAAAAGGGGTTTCCAGTGTATGTGAACCGCTCCCTCCGGATAGGCCATTGTGGTTCCCTGGTAGCTCACCACCTGAATGGCTTGACGGAAG CCTTCCTGGAGATTTCGGCTTCGACCCGCTTGGATTAG GGTCTGATCCAGAGTCGCTTAAATGGTTCGCACAAGCTGAGCTAATACATGGCAGGTGGGCAATGCTAGCCGCAGCAGGAATTCTCATTCCAGAATGGCTAGAAAGACTAGGCTTTATTGATAATTTCAATTGGTTTGATGCTGGCACTCGAGAATACTTTGCAGATCCTACAACCTTGTTTGTAGTGCAGTTAATCCTGATGGGTTGGATTGAGGGAAGAAGATGGGCTGATATGATTAAGCCAGGGTGTGTTGACATAGATCCTAAATTACCACACAAAACGAAACCGAAGCCAGATGTTGGCTACCCCGGTGGCTTATGGTTTGACCCCTGGAATTGGGGTAGAGGGTCACCGGAACCTGTAATGGCAATAAGGACTAAAGAGATAAAGAACGGGCGTCTTGCTATGCTAGCATTTGTTGGTTTTTGGTTCCAGGCCATTTACACTGGAGAAGGCCCTATTGATAATTTGATGGCTCACATTGCAGATCCTGGTCACTGCAACATATTTTCT GCTTTCACATCTCACTAA
- the LOC18100312 gene encoding pollen receptor-like kinase 3: protein MAAVRIRTVFVLSLLTFSLSLSKLAFSLTENEALLKVKSSFTNAEALDDWDSRSSPCVKRWAGIICFGGLITGLHLSDFGLSGTIDIEALQQLRALRTLSLKNNSFSGQIPAFNKLGALKLLLLSHNKFSGQIPNDFFSSMASLKKVWLSNNDFTGNIPVSLMSLPHLLELHLEGNQFSGHIPPLKKPTSVTSLDLSHNKLEGEIPDSFSKFSNESFLGNDRLCGKQLDRDCSSMVAESLPQPAVEEKKESANSDSHTKLAIGIGVLVVMGILIIAAFTGRKKDTDDDFSILEKETPNEMIPVRVRSIKKPAEGSTRRGLDSSRKGSSHGSKNGMGDLIMINDEKGAFGLPDLMKAAAEVLGNGGLGSAYKAVMTNGLSVVVKRMREMNKLGRDGFDVEMRRFGRIKHKNILAPLAYHYRKEEKLLVSEYVPKGSLLYVLHGDRGTCHADLNWPTRLKIIKGISSALGFLHSEYATYDLPHGNLKSSNVLLSENYEPLIIDYALDPLTNPNHAAQAMFAYKSPEYIQHQQISPKSDVYCLGIIILEIITGKFPSQYLTNGKGGTDVVQWVLQASSEQREQDLIDPEIANNTSSIDQMVQLLRIGATCIESSPVQRLDTREAIRRIEQILV, encoded by the exons ATGGCTGCTGTTCGTATTCGTACCGTCTTCGTGCTTTCCCTTCTCAccttctccctctccctctccaaaCTTGCATTTTCCTTGACAGAAAACGAGGCTCTCCTCAAGGTCAAGAGCTCTTTCACCAACGCTGAGGCATTGGATGATTGGGATTCACGTTCCTCTCCTTGTGTTAAGAGATGGGCTGGTATCATTTGTTTTGGTGGTCTCATCACAGGTCTCCATCTCTCAGACTTTGGTCTGTCAGGAACAATTGATATTGAGGCATTGCAACAACTCCGTGCTCTTCGAACCCTCAGTTTAAAGAACAACTCTTTCTCCGGTCAAATCCCAGCGTTCAATAAATTGGGTGCACTGAAATTACTCTTGTTGTCTCACAACAAGTTTTCAGGCCAAATACCAAATGATTTCTTTTCCTCCATGGCATCTTTAAAGAAAGTTTGGCTGTCTAATAATGATTTCACAGGGAATATACCTGTTTCATTAATGAGTTTACCGCATCTATTGGAACTTCATCTCGAAGGCAACCAATTCTCTGGACATATCCCACCGTTGAAAAAACCCACGTCGGTAACTTCCCTGGACCTTTCACACAACAAACTTGAAGGAGAGATCCCCGACAGCTTTTCCAAATTCAGTAACGAATCATTTCTAGGAAATGACAGACTCTGTGGGAAACAACTTGACAGGGATTGCTCCTCAATGGTTGCAGAATCTTTGCCTCAACCTgctgttgaagaaaaaaaagaaagcgcTAATTCAGACAGTCATACCAAATTGGCAATTGGAATCGGAGTTCTAGTAGTGATGGGTATTTTAATTATCGCTGCCTTTACTGGGAGGAAGAAGGATACAGACGATGATTTCAGTATTTTGGAGAAAGAAACACCCAATGAGATGATTCCTGTGCGCGTACGCTCAATTAAGAAGCCAGCTGAAGGGAGTACTCGGAGAGGCCTTGACTCTTCCCGGAAGGGTTCCTCTCACGGAAGCAAGAATGGTATGGGTGATCTGATCATGATTAACGATGAAAAGGGTGCATTTGGATTGCCTGATTTGATGAAGGCAGCAGCAGAAGTGTTGGGAAATGGAGGGTTGGGGTCTGCATACAAGGCTGTCATGACAAATGGATTGTCAGTGGTGGTGAAGAGGATGAGGGAGATGAATAAGTTAGGGAGAGATGGGTTTGATGTTGAGATGAGACGGTTTGGAAGGATAaagcacaaaaatattttggcaCCATTGGCATACCATTACAGGAAGGAGGAGAAGCTGTTGGTATCAGAGTATGTGCCCAAGGGCAGCTTGTTGTATGTCTTGCATG GTGACCGTGGAACATGTCATGCCGACCTCAATTGGCCCACACGTCTGAAGATAATCAAGGGAATCTCAAGTGCATTAGGTTTTCTCCATTCAGAGTACGCAACATATGACCTTCCACATGGAAATCTCAAGTCCAGCAATGTTCTTTTAAGTGAAAACTATGAGCCGCTAATCATTGACTATGCCCTGGACCCGCTAACCAATCCCAACCATGCTGCACAAGCGATGTTTGCTTACAAGTCCCCGGAATATATCCAACACCAGCAAATTTCTCCGAAGTCTGATGTCTATTGTCTAGGTATCATAATTCTTGAAATCATTACAGGGAAGTTCCCTTCTCAGTATCTTACCAATGGCAAGGGAGGGACTGATGTGGTCCAATGGGTCTTACAAGCAAGTTCTGAACAGAGAGAGCAGGACTTGATCGATCCTGAGATTGCGAACAACACTAGTTCAATTGACCAAATGGTGCAGCTACTCCGAATTGGGGCAACTTGCATCGAAAGTAGTCCAGTGCAGCGGTTAGACACGAGGGAAGCGATTAGGAGAATAGAACAAATACTAGTCTGA